A stretch of Argiope bruennichi chromosome 10, qqArgBrue1.1, whole genome shotgun sequence DNA encodes these proteins:
- the LOC129989371 gene encoding NADH dehydrogenase [ubiquinone] 1 alpha subcomplex subunit 9, mitochondrial-like, producing the protein MASVMFRLPKTTSPIQVIFLRQTPARFASTDVVETEDKKFPKVKSDYYSLKRGTGGRSSFSGKVATVFGATGFLGRAVVNQLGKNGTQVIIPYRGDPYLVTRLKMSGDLGQILFTHFHLKDEESLYKAMRHSNVVINLIGKPFETPNFTFEDVHVTGARNIARIARECGVQTLIHMSSLNACEKPKPVILRKGSQFLASKWRGEQAVREEFPDAIIFRPSDMWGQQDHFLNYYMHQMRRTWRAMSLWNKGVGIVKQPVFYSDVAKGILKSIFDPAAAGHTFQAVGPHRYELSELMDWFHRIMNRTRERMYYRLDIRLDATFWARLILSEMLLTRYRQLSWERLERECITDQVLPELPTLEDLEVNLTPLEERIFYELKIYRLHAYHDPLLSEYIRPVEPCPLARE; encoded by the exons cttcACCAATCCAGGTTATATTCTTAAGACAGACACCAGCAAGATTTGCAAGCACTGATGTTGTAGAAACAGAAGATAAGAAATTTCCTAAAGTTAAATCAGATTATTATAGTTTGAAAAGAGGTACAGGAGGTCGATCATCTTTCAGTGGAAAAGTAGCTACCGTGTTTGGTGCTACTGGGTTTCTAGGCCGTGCTGTTGTTAATCAATTAG gaaaaaatggAACTCAAGTGATTATTCCATATAGAGGAGATCCATATTTAGTTACTAGGTTGAAAATGAGTGGTGATTTGGGTCAAATACTGTTTACA cacTTCCATCTCAAAGATGAAGAGTCATTGTATAAAGCAATGAGACATTCAAATGTTGTTATCAATCTTATTGGCAAACCATTTGAGACACC CAACTTTACTTTTGAAGATGTACATGTCACTGGAGCTCGAAACATTGCACGCATTGCTAGAGAATGTGGGGTTCAGACTCTCATTCACATGTCATCATTGAATGCTTGTGAAAAGCCTAAACCTGTTATTTTAAGGAAAGGCTCTCAATTTTTAGCTTCAAAG TGGCGTGGGGAACAAGCTGTAAGAGAAGAATTCCCAGATGCAATTATTTTTCGTCCATCTGATATGTGGGGCCAACAAGACcacttcttaaattattatatgcatCAAA TGAGAAGAACTTGGCGTGCCATGTCCTTGTGGAATAAGGGAGTTGGTATTGTTAAACAACCAGTTTTCTATTCAGATGTTGCAAAAGGTATCCTTAAATCTATATTTGATCCTGCTGCTGCTGGTCATACATTTCAAGCTGTTGG ACCACATCGATATGAACTTTCAGAACTCATGGATTGGTTTCATCGAATTATGAACAGAACACGTGAAAGAATGTACTATAGATTAGACATCCGTTTGGATGCTACgttttg GGCTAGGCTAATTTTGAGCGAAATGTTGCTAACTCGTTACAGACAACTTTCTTGGGAAAGATTGGAAAGg gaATGTATTACTGATCAAGTTCTACCTGAACTCCCTACTCTAGAAGATCTCGAAGTGAATCTTACTCCCTTGGAAGAGAGAATATTCTATGAGCTGAAAATCTACAGGCTTCATGCATACCATGATCCTTTGCTTTCAGAATATATAAGACCAGTAGAACCATGCCCTTTGGCCagagaatga